In the Pungitius pungitius chromosome 5, fPunPun2.1, whole genome shotgun sequence genome, one interval contains:
- the thbs4a gene encoding thrombospondin-4a, whose amino-acid sequence MMDVWARVAALSLALQQLVITVTAQGIIYDLLVSPDCLPDLLQGSLKNKGRDEAFLLSSFRIHTKTPTSLYSVINPKDNSKYLEVSVQDKLSKVTMHYQRTDGRFVTTSFNHGSLADGQDHHVMLHARGLQSGPPRLNIYVDCRLVHSLDDLPAAFGSLPPGPNRVALRTLQSSSKDELTDLKLVIEDTIDNVATLQDCSVDQGESLQLLSIQGARTEHDQASMEELKSMFSEMKELLIKQIKETTFLRNTITECLACGLGGNPTNTGPASQPLTQCPPGTCFRQNMCVLSESGGFQCTSCPDGFTGDGVYCDDVDECKFNPCYPGVRCVNTAPGFRCEKCPLGYNGPEINGVGVSYAKSRKQVCDDIDECLGPPKDGGCTENSHCYNTIGSFRCGECKTGFTGDQVGGCHGTRLCPNGQPSPCHTNGECVVERDGSISCVCGVGWAGNGYVCGKDTDIDAYPDNKLQCRDNNCKQDNCLSVPNSGQEDADSDGLGDSCDNDADSDGIVNIDDNCWLVPNVDQKNSDKDLLGDACDNCRTVENPSQRDTDQDGLGDECDDDMDGDGIKNILDNCQRVPNKGQEDRDTDGVGDACDSCPDVPNPNQSDSDDDLVGDICDDNIDSDGDGHQNTKDNCPTLINSSQLDTDKDGMGDECDDDDDGDGIMDDDDNCRLVANPDQKDTDDNNVGDACEGDFDKDSVIDVIDHCPENAEVSLTDFRAYQTVVLDPEGDSQIDPNWVVLNQGMEIVQTMNSDPGLAVGYKAFSGVDFEGTFHVNTVTDDDYTGFIFGYQDSSSFYVVMWKQTEQTYWQAAPFRAVAEPGIQLKVVKSKTGPGEYMRNSLWHTGDTPNQVRLLWKDPRNVGWKDKVSYRWFLQHRPQVGYIRARFFEGSKLVADTDVIIDTSMRGGRLGVFCFSQENIIWSNLKYRCNDTIPADYKDLNAQNTE is encoded by the exons ATGATGGATGTGTGGGCCAGAGTAGCAGCTCTGTCTCTGGCGCTGCAACAGCTGGTGATTACTGTCACGGCTCAAGGGATTA TCTACGACCTGCTGGTGTCTCCAGACTGCCTGCCAGACTTGCTACAAGGAAGCCTGAAGAACAAAGGGCGAGATGAGgcattcctcctctcttcctttagGATCCATACCAAGACCCCTACCTCTCTCTACAGTGTCATCAACCCCAAAGACAACAGCAAGTACCTGGAGGTCAGCGTGCAGGACAAACTGAGCAAGG TAACCATGCATTACCAGAGGACAGACGGCAGATTTGTCACAACCAGTTTCAACCACGGTTCCCTGGCAGATGGCCAAGATCACCATGTGATGCTACATGCCAGGGGTCTACAGAGCGGTCCACCTCGCCTCAACATCTATGTAGACTGCAGACTGGTGCACAGTTTGGATGATCTGCCTGCTGCGTTTGGGTCCCTCCCTCCTGGTCCCAACAGGGTGGCACTTAGGACCCTGCAGTCGAGTTCCAAG GATGAACTGACTGACTTGAAGCTGGTCATAGAAGACACAATAGACAATGTGGCAACTCTGCAGGACTGCAGTGTGGATCAGGGTGAATCTCTTCAGCTGCTAA GCATCCAGGGAGCCAGGACAGAACACGACCAAGCCTccatggaggagctgaagagcaTGTTTTCTGAGATGAAAGAGCTGCTCATCAAGCAG ATTAAGGAGACAACTTTTTTGAGGAATACAATCACGGAGTGTCTTGCCTGTG GTCTGGGGGGAAATCCAACTAACACGGGTCCAGCAAGTCAGCCTCTGACCCAGTGTCCACCTGGCACCTGTTTCAGACAGAACATGTGCGTCCTCTCAGAGTCGGGTGGTTTTCAGTGCACGTCTTGTCCTGACGGGTTTACAGGAGACGGGGTGTACTGTGACGATGTTGATGAG TGCAAGTTTAATCCATGTTATCCTGGTGTCCGCTGTGTAAACACTGCCCCTGGTTTTCGCTGTGAGAAATGCCCTCTGGGTTACAACGGGCCAGAGATTAATGGAGTGGGAGTTTCCTACGCTAAGTCCCGCAAACAG GTCTGTGACGATATAGACGAGTGTCTGGGCCCGCCGAAGGATGGAGGTTGCACTGAAAACTCGCACTGCTACAACACGATA GGCTCCTTCCGCTGCGGAGAGTGTAAAACTGGCTTCACAGGTGACCAGGTGGGAGGCTGCCATGGAACCAGGCTTTGCCCCAATGGTCAACCCAGCCCCTGTCACACAAATGGAGAGTGTGTTGTGGAGAGAGACGGCAGCATTAGCTGTGTG TGTGGCGTCGGTTGGGCAGGTAACGGCTATGTGTGTGGAAAGGACACAGATATTGATGCATATCCTGACAATAAGCTCCAGTGCCGTGACAACAACTGTAAGCAG GATAACTGCCTTTCTGTACCAAATTCTGGCCAAGAGGATGCAGACAGCGACGGGTTGGGTGACTCCTGTGATAACGATGCAGACAGCGATGGCATTGTTAACATAGAT GACAACTGCTGGCTCGTACCTAACGTGGACCAGAAGAACAGTGATAAGGATCTCCTTGGCGACGCCTGTGACAACTGCAGAACAGTTGAAAATCCCTCACAGAGGGACACCGATCAGGACGGGCTAGGAGACGAATGTGATGATGATATGGACGGGGACG GCATTAAGAATATCCTTGACAACTGCCAGCGAGTCCCCAATAAAGGCCaggaagacagagacacagatggGGTGGGAGATGCCTGTGACAGCTGTCCTGACGTACCCAACCCTAACCAG TCTGACTCAGACGATGACCTTGTCGGAGACATCTGTGACGACAACATCGACAG TGACGGTGATGGCCACCAGAACACAAAAGACAATTGTCCCACGCTCATCAACTCCTCCCAGCTGGACACCGACAAGGATGGAATG GGAGATGAatgtgatgatgacgatgatggcGATGGCATAATGGACGATGACGATAACTGCAGACTAGTCGCCAACCCAGACCAGAAGGACACAGACG ATAACAATGTTGGAGACGCATGCGAAGGCGATTTTGACAAAGACAGCGTCATTGACGTAATCGACCACTGCCCAGAGAACGCTGAGGTCAGCCTGACCGACTTCAGAGCCTATCAGACCGTAGTGCTGGATCCGGAGGGGGACTCTCAGATTGACCCCAACTGGGTGGTCCTGAATCAG GGCATGGAGATAGTTCAGACCATGAACTCTGACCCTGGCCTTGCTGTTG GCTACAAAGCTTTCAGTGGGGTCGACTTTGAGGGGACGTTCCACGTTAACACCGTGACCGATGACGACTATACTGGTTTCATCTTCGGCTACCaggactcctcctccttctacgTGGTGATGTGGAAACAGACAGAACAAACCTACTGGCAGGCTGCTCCTTTCAGGGCTGTTGCCGAACCAGGAATACAACTCAAG GTAGTTAAGTCAAAGACCGGTCCTGGTGAGTATATGAGGAACTCCCTGTGGCACACAGGAGATACCCCTAATCAGGTCCGCCTCCTGTGGAAGGACCCCAGGAATGTTGGCTGGAAGGACAAGGTGTCCTACCGCTGGTTCCTGCAGCACAGACCACAGGTCGGATACATCCG TGCTCGCTTCTTCGAGGGCTCAAAACTGGTGGCGGACACAGACGTGATAATTGACACGAGTATGAGGGGCGGCAGACTGGGTGTGTTCTGCTTCTCTCAAGAAAACATCATCTGGTCCAATCTTAAGTATCGTTGCAACG ACACTATTCCTGCTGACTACAAGGATCTCAATGCCCAGAACACAGAGTGA
- the mtx3 gene encoding metaxin-3 isoform X2, with protein MDQNMAAAMELRCWGGDWGLPSVHTESLIVQAYAKFSGAKITVSPIDWTWKTLTATVPELLCGDSAVQEPTNILNFLRKQRFNADYELTARQGADTMAYIALLEEKLRPALLHTFWVDAENYANLTRPWFASRSPFPLNFLVPSHHANAALSRILLMKGEAPLHKITEVEGKIYSDAKECLNLLSYRLGMENYFFGNLPTSLDAFVFGFLAPIYKASLPSSPLQSHLRQLDNLTSFCDNILAVYFSSDRPCPPPPVQETMDANLQKLTQLVNKESNLIEKMDDNLRSSPQHKPHRPDPKPSLASEQNSTPA; from the exons ATGGATCAAAACATGGCGGCTGCCATGGAGCTGAGGTGCTGGGGAGGAGACTGGGGTTTGCCTTCCGTCCACACCGAGTCTCTAATAGTTCAG gcATACGCCAAGTTTTCTGGGGCAAAAATTACTGTTTCTCCTATAGACTGGACATGGAAAACTCTGACAG CAACAGTCCCAGAGTTGCTGTGTGGAGACTCTGCAGTTCAAGAACCTACAAATATTCTCAACTTCTTGAGAAAACAG agaTTTAATGCCGACTATGAACTGACAGCCCGACAAGGAGCCGACACCATGGCATACATCGCTCTGCTTGAAGAAAAACTACGTCCAGCTCTG CTGCACACGTTTTGGGTGGATGCAGAAAACTACGCCAATCTGACGCGACCTTGGTTTGCTTCACGCTCGCCATTCCCTCTTAACTTTTTGGTCCCAAGTCACCATGCCAACGCCGCCCTCTCCCGCATCCTTTTAATGAAAGGAGAGGCCCCGCTACACAAAATCACAGAGGTCGAGGGAAAG ATCTACAGTGATGCTAAAGAGTGCCTGAATCTCCTCTCATACAGGCTGGGAATGGAAAACTACTTCTTTGGCAACTT GCCAACCAGTCTGGATGcctttgtgtttggttttttgGCTCCAATTTACAAAGCCAGTCTCCCCAGTAGCCCCCTGCAGAGCCACCTCCGTCAGCTTGACAACCTCACAAGCTTCTGTGACAACATCCTCGCAGTCTACTTCAGCTCGGACCGCCCTT GTCCCCCTCCACCTGTTCAGGAAACAATGGATGCCAATCTCCAGAAACTAACGCAGCTTGTAAACAAAGAGTCCAACTTGATAGAGAAG ATGGATGACAACCTTCGCAGCAGCCCTCAGCACAAACCCCACAGACCAGACCCCAAACCCAGCCTGGCCAGCGAGCAAAACTCGACCCCTGCCTGA
- the mtx3 gene encoding metaxin-3 isoform X1: protein MDQNMAAAMELRCWGGDWGLPSVHTESLIVQAYAKFSGAKITVSPIDWTWKTLTATVPELLCGDSAVQEPTNILNFLRKQRFNADYELTARQGADTMAYIALLEEKLRPALLHTFWVDAENYANLTRPWFASRSPFPLNFLVPSHHANAALSRILLMKGEAPLHKITEVEGKIYSDAKECLNLLSYRLGMENYFFGNLPTSLDAFVFGFLAPIYKASLPSSPLQSHLRQLDNLTSFCDNILAVYFSSDRPCPPPPVQETMDANLQKLTQLVNKESNLIEKVLLLSFYRLFAWGHGCFWQMDDNLRSSPQHKPHRPDPKPSLASEQNSTPA, encoded by the exons ATGGATCAAAACATGGCGGCTGCCATGGAGCTGAGGTGCTGGGGAGGAGACTGGGGTTTGCCTTCCGTCCACACCGAGTCTCTAATAGTTCAG gcATACGCCAAGTTTTCTGGGGCAAAAATTACTGTTTCTCCTATAGACTGGACATGGAAAACTCTGACAG CAACAGTCCCAGAGTTGCTGTGTGGAGACTCTGCAGTTCAAGAACCTACAAATATTCTCAACTTCTTGAGAAAACAG agaTTTAATGCCGACTATGAACTGACAGCCCGACAAGGAGCCGACACCATGGCATACATCGCTCTGCTTGAAGAAAAACTACGTCCAGCTCTG CTGCACACGTTTTGGGTGGATGCAGAAAACTACGCCAATCTGACGCGACCTTGGTTTGCTTCACGCTCGCCATTCCCTCTTAACTTTTTGGTCCCAAGTCACCATGCCAACGCCGCCCTCTCCCGCATCCTTTTAATGAAAGGAGAGGCCCCGCTACACAAAATCACAGAGGTCGAGGGAAAG ATCTACAGTGATGCTAAAGAGTGCCTGAATCTCCTCTCATACAGGCTGGGAATGGAAAACTACTTCTTTGGCAACTT GCCAACCAGTCTGGATGcctttgtgtttggttttttgGCTCCAATTTACAAAGCCAGTCTCCCCAGTAGCCCCCTGCAGAGCCACCTCCGTCAGCTTGACAACCTCACAAGCTTCTGTGACAACATCCTCGCAGTCTACTTCAGCTCGGACCGCCCTT GTCCCCCTCCACCTGTTCAGGAAACAATGGATGCCAATCTCCAGAAACTAACGCAGCTTGTAAACAAAGAGTCCAACTTGATAGAGAAGGTGCTTCTGCTTTCCTTTTATCGTCTCTTTGCATGGGGGCACGGTTGCTTTTGGCAG ATGGATGACAACCTTCGCAGCAGCCCTCAGCACAAACCCCACAGACCAGACCCCAAACCCAGCCTGGCCAGCGAGCAAAACTCGACCCCTGCCTGA
- the mtx3 gene encoding metaxin-3 isoform X3 — MDQNMAAAMELRCWGGDWGLPSVHTESLIVQAYAKFSGAKITVSPIDWTWKTLTATVPELLCGDSAVQEPTNILNFLRKQRFNADYELTARQGADTMAYIALLEEKLRPALLHTFWVDAENYANLTRPWFASRSPFPLNFLVPSHHANAALSRILLMKGEAPLHKITEVEGKIYSDAKECLNLLSYRLGMENYFFGNLPTSLDAFVFGFLAPIYKASLPSSPLQSHLRQLDNLTSFCDNILAVYFSSDRPYG; from the exons ATGGATCAAAACATGGCGGCTGCCATGGAGCTGAGGTGCTGGGGAGGAGACTGGGGTTTGCCTTCCGTCCACACCGAGTCTCTAATAGTTCAG gcATACGCCAAGTTTTCTGGGGCAAAAATTACTGTTTCTCCTATAGACTGGACATGGAAAACTCTGACAG CAACAGTCCCAGAGTTGCTGTGTGGAGACTCTGCAGTTCAAGAACCTACAAATATTCTCAACTTCTTGAGAAAACAG agaTTTAATGCCGACTATGAACTGACAGCCCGACAAGGAGCCGACACCATGGCATACATCGCTCTGCTTGAAGAAAAACTACGTCCAGCTCTG CTGCACACGTTTTGGGTGGATGCAGAAAACTACGCCAATCTGACGCGACCTTGGTTTGCTTCACGCTCGCCATTCCCTCTTAACTTTTTGGTCCCAAGTCACCATGCCAACGCCGCCCTCTCCCGCATCCTTTTAATGAAAGGAGAGGCCCCGCTACACAAAATCACAGAGGTCGAGGGAAAG ATCTACAGTGATGCTAAAGAGTGCCTGAATCTCCTCTCATACAGGCTGGGAATGGAAAACTACTTCTTTGGCAACTT GCCAACCAGTCTGGATGcctttgtgtttggttttttgGCTCCAATTTACAAAGCCAGTCTCCCCAGTAGCCCCCTGCAGAGCCACCTCCGTCAGCTTGACAACCTCACAAGCTTCTGTGACAACATCCTCGCAGTCTACTTCAGCTCGGACCGCCCTT ATGGATGA